The following are from one region of the Mauremys reevesii isolate NIE-2019 linkage group 2, ASM1616193v1, whole genome shotgun sequence genome:
- the LOC120398302 gene encoding C-C chemokine receptor type 8-like, giving the protein MTLTSPFPNATEYNYGYEDGTSPCSEGNGFSRFKSLFLPTVYCLVFVFCLVGNALVICVLLTRKKVTTMTDVCLLNLAISDLLFVVPLPFQAHYASEEWIFGNVACKMMAGIYYIGFYSSIFFITLMSIDRYIAIVHAVYAMRVRTATCGIIISLLLWMTAGLAAIPNMVFNQEVEIEQSLECVPRYPPDQETWRFFTQFEVNILGLLIPLSILIYCYSHILKNLQSCKNRNKIKAIKLIFIIVVIFFLFWAPFNIVLFLDSLQNLHIINDCKMSQRLVLALQLTESISFIHCCLNPVIYAFAGEMFKAHLKKNIANLHLSHFQ; this is encoded by the coding sequence ATGACTCTTACAAGCCCTTTTCCAAACGCCACAGAATATAACTATGGGTATGAAGATGGTACCTCTCCTTGCAGTGAAGGCAATGGTTTCAGCAGGTTTAAATCACTGTTTCTTCCAACAGTTTACTGCCTGGTGTTTGTCTTCTGCCTGGTGGGAAATGCCTTGGTCATATGTGTACTTTTGACCAGGAAGAAAGTCACCACCATGACTGACGTGTGCTTGCTCAACCTTGCAATCTCTGACCTGCTCTTTGTCGTCCCCCTCCCATTTCAAGCTCACTATGCTTCAGAAGAATGGATTTTCGGAAATGTAGCGTGTAAAATGATGGCTGGTATTTATTACATAGGCTTTTACAGTAGCATTTTCTTTATAACCCTCATGAGCATAGACAGGTACATAGCAATCGTTCATGCTGTCTATGCGATGAGAGTTCGGACAGCCACCTGTGGCATAATTATAAGCCTACTCCTGTGGATGACGGCTGGTTTGGCTGCCATACCAAATATGGTGTTTAACCAAGAAGTGGAAATTGAACAGTCTCTCGAGTGTGTCCCCAGATATCCTCCAGACCAAGAGACCTGGCGATTTTTCACTCAGTTTGAAGTCAACATCTTGGGCCTTTTGATCCCACTCAGCATCCTCATTTACTGCTACTCCCACATCCTAAAAAATCTGCAGAGCTGCAAAAACCGGAACAAGATCAAAGCCATCAAGCTGATTTTCATCATCGTGGtcatctttttccttttctgggCTCCCTTCAACATTGTGCTTTTTCTAGACTCTCTGCAGAACTTGCACATCATCAACGACTGCAAGATGAGCCAAAGGCTTGTGCTGGCCCTGCAGCTGACCGAATCAATCTCCTTCATCCACTGCTGCCTGAACCCAGTGATCTATGCTTTTGCTGGCGAGATGTTTAAAGCTCACCTTAAGAAAAATATTGCAAACCTGCATCTGTCACATTTCCAGTAG